In Anopheles gambiae chromosome 2, idAnoGambNW_F1_1, whole genome shotgun sequence, a single window of DNA contains:
- the LOC1276394 gene encoding transcription initiation factor TFIID subunit 4 isoform X6, which yields MASANFLEEALKSDVDESAVNAIVGTLENQLDVNTNQPPAAGVQQVDGGKRTETTAVLSNGGTATGASSNRSSSASPPTAAAAAAAVSKKHVVVGGGGGLITNGEIVSNNSANHGGSAIINNNTITTNNNNLGKTFVVNASVHSSITSSTTTSGTVIGSGGGSGGVKTVVGGSANNHNSVGSVSVSLSNSNNNNSGGAQQQQHQQQQQQQQQQQQQQHHQLQRNAHPATVVATGGTTGGGGGGTVNIISQQIVVPARSGSGTTVVGGQQHHQHPPPPPFNVPPQQPTNVSSSGNIVLSSNAHHHHIVTSSNMPKNEPVKLVYPAGGPQAVLNMNNNRVTLTPSSLPNGGTLTMSQQPQLIQTSVGGAKTLTGATIQQHQQQQQQATVVNQAGQQQQQQGQQPGQQTIIIKNASGGNTVMNAGAPGIVTVSKPMNNQITLSALQGQPGSTLLLKNEQGQFQLLRIGPAPAGTQITPAGLTGSSANQTIRLQTVPATHSSGSGAIIVSSQSITTTPASYISTQPTPVASVAPVPALAAQQNITITHSPSQVGGQPTVLAAQQQQQQQTTTVVATPHSVGQQQSQQQQQQTVVVTTTPGTTPAQQRNSLDNTKEKCSKFLTNLIELSKREPAKVEQNVRTLIQELVDANVDPAEFCERLERLLNASPQPCLIGFLKKSLPLLRQSLVTKEITIEGINPPSTAVAFGTTALSQIPAQIRPVAPTIVSQNSMVGQTQIRMLTSQSGVTTVPRIGQTTIRPAAPVRIQTPLQQQQQPGGGTTTTIVGPRSITAQQIRPNATTIGHTTIVQTAGGQQLPQTISTTPPALLPNLSGASKKKAGAASAASGPDAESAASKRAGASAQSQFYHHHASMYGDDDINDVAAMGGVNLAEETQRILGSTEFVGTQIRSCKDEVFLHLPALQSRIRAIIARHGLEEPSNEVAVLISHACQERLKNVVEKLAIIAEHRIDIIKVDPRYEVTKDVRGQIKFLEELDKAEQKRHEEQEREMLMRAAKSRSKTEDPEQAKLKAKAKEMQRAEMEELRQRDANLTALQAIGPRKKPKLEEGASASTTPGVSGISTLSGKAPTPLRPRIKRVNLRDMLFYLEQERETGKSQMLYKAYLK from the exons ATGGCGTCTGCCAACTTTTTGGAGGAAGCTCTTAAATCAGACGTCGACGAGTCCGCGGTGAATGCGATTGTCGGTACGCTGGAAAACCAGCTGGACGTGAACACAAACCAACCGCCAGCGGCAGGAGTGCAACAAGTCGACGGTGGGAAACGCACCGAAACGACGGCCGTCCTGTCTAATGGGGGCACGGCGACTGGTGCCAGCAGCAATCGCAGTAGCAGTGCttcaccaccaacagcagcagcagcagcagcagcagtgtcgaAGAAGcacgtcgtcgtcggcggcggcggtggcctCATTACGAATGGTGAAATAGTGTCGAATAATAGTGCGAACCACGGTGGCAGTGCTATCATTAACAACAATACGATTacgaccaacaacaacaaccttgGCAAGACGTTCGTGGTGAACGCGAGTGTGCACAGCTCGATAACGTCCTCGACGACGACGTCGGGCACAGTGAtcggcagtggtggtggtagtggtggtgtcAAAACGGTTGTTGGCGGCAGCGCTAATAACCATAATAGCGTTGGTAGTGTGAGTGTATCGTTATCGAacagcaataataataatagtggTGGtgctcagcagcaacagcaccagcagcagcagcagcagcagcagcagcagcagcagcagcagcatcatcagctgCAACGTAACGCGCACCCAGCAACGGTGGTTGCCACGGGGGGTACAACCGGCGGCGGAGGCGGCGGAACCGTCAACATCATCAGCCAGCAGATCGTGGTGCCTGCGCGCAGCGGTAGCGGCACTACCGTCGTTGGcggccagcagcaccaccagcatcctcctcctccgccgtTCAACGTCCCGCCGCAGCAGCCGACGaacgtcagcagcagcgggaacaTCGTACTGAGCAGCaacgcgcaccaccaccacatcgTAACGTCGTCGAATATGCCAAAGAATGAACCAGTGAAGCTGGTTTATCCTGCCGGCGGTCCACAGGCGGTGCTCAACATGAACAACAACCGGGTCACGCTGACCCCGTCCTCGCTGCCGAACGGGGGCACGCTCACCATGTCCCAGCAGCCGCAGCTGATCCAGACGAGCGTTGGCGGCGCGAAAACGCTGACCGGCGCCACgatccagcagcaccagcagcagcagcagcaggcgacGGTCGTAAACCAggccggccagcagcagcagcaacaggggCAGCAACCGGGCCAGCAGACGATCATCATCAAGAACGCGTCCGGCGGCAACACGGTCATGAATGCCGGGGCGCCCGGCATCGTGACGGTTTCGAAACCGATGAACAATCAG ATCACTTTAAGTGCCCTTCAAGGACAGCCGGGTTcgacgctgctgctgaagaATGAGCAGGGCCAGTTTCAGCTGCTCCGGATCGGACCGGCCCCCGCCGGTACCCAAATCACGCCCGCCGGTCTGACGGGGTCGTCCGCGAATCAGACGATACGGTTGCAAACTGTACCAGCT ACACATTCATCCGGTTCCGGTGCAATAATAGTAAGCTCTCAGTCGATAACGACGACCCCGGCCAGCTACATCTCGACCCAGCCGACGCCGGTCGCATCGGTCGCGCCGGTACCGGCCCTGGCCGCGCAGCAAAATATCACGATCACTCACTCGCCGTCCCAGGTGGGAGGGCAACCGACCGTGCTGgcggcacagcagcagcagcagcagcagacgacgACGGTCGTCGCAACACCTCATTCCGTGGGCCAACAgcagtcgcagcagcagcagcagcagacggtGGTGGTCACTACCACGCCCGGCACGACGCCGGCCCAGCAGCGAAACTCCTTAGATAATACCAAAGAAAAGTGTAGCAAATTTTTGACGAACCTGATCGAACTCTCCAAGCGGGAACCGGCCAAGGTGGAGCAGAATGTGCGAACGCTGATACAGGAGTTGGTGGACGCGAACGTCGATCCGGCGGAGTTTTGCGAGCGGCTCGAGCGTCTGCTGAATGCGAGTCCGCAGCCCTGCTTGATTGGGTTTTTAAAG AAAAGCTTACCACTGCTAAGGCAATCGCTAGTGACTAAAGAGATAACGATCGAAGGTATCAACCCGCCCTCAACCGCTGTAGCATTCGGCACTACCGCCTTATCCCAAATTCCT GCCCAAATACGCCCGGTCGCACCGACGATCGTGTCGCAGAACAGCATGGTCGGCCAGACGCAAATCCGCATGCTAACCTCTCAGTCCGGCGTGACGACGGTGCCACGCATCGGGCAGACCACCATCCGGCCGGCGGCACCCGTGCGAATACAGAcgccgctgcagcagcagcagcagcccggcgGCGGCACAACGACCACGATCGTGGGACCACGCTCCATCACTGCCCAGCAGATCCGACCGAACGCGACCACGATCGGCCACACGACGATCGTGCAGACGGCGGGCGGTCAGCAGCTGCCACAAACCATCTCAACCACACCCCCTGCATTGCTACCG AACCTCTCGGGGGCGTCCAAGAAGAAGGCTGGCGCGGCGTCGGCCGCGAGCGGCCCGGACGCGGAGAGTGCGGCAAGCAAGCGGGCGGGCGCGTCGGCCCAGTCGCAGttctaccaccaccacgcgtCCATGTACGGGGACGACGACATCAACGATGTGGCGGCGATGGGCGGCGTCAACCTGGCGGAGGAAACGCAGCGCATCCTCGGGTCGACCGAGTTCGTCGGCACGCAGATCCGGTCGTGCAAGGACGAGGTGTTTCTGCACCTGCCCGCCCTGCAGTCGAGAATACGGGCGATCATTGCGCGGCACGGGCTGGAGGAGCCGAGCAACGAGGTGGCGGTGCTGATATCGCACGCCTGCCAGGAGCGGCTGAAGAACGTCGTGGAGAAGCTGGCCATCATTGCGGAGCACCGGATAGATATTATCAAG GTGGATCCACGGTACGAAGTCACCAAGGACGTGCGGGGACAGATAAAGTTTCTCGAAGAGCTCGACAAGGCGGAGCAAAAGCGGCACGAAGAGCAGGAGCGTGAAATGCTGATGCGGGCCGCGAAATCGCGCTCGAAAACGGAAGATCCGGAGCAGGCCAAGCTGAAGGCGAAG GCGAAAGAAATGCAACGTGCCGAAATGGAAGAGCTCCGGCAGCGAGACGCCAATTTGACCGCCCTGCAAGCCATCGGGCCGCGAAAGAAGCCCAAGCTAGAGGAAGGAGCCTCGGCATCCACCACG CCCGGTGTGTCCGGAATTAGTACGCTAAGCGGGAAGGCGCCCACCCCGCTGCGGCCGCGCATCAAACGTGTCAACCTGCGTGATATGCTGTTCTATCTGGAGCAGGAGAGGGAAACGGGCAAAAGTCAGATGCTTTACAAAGCCTACCTCAAGTGA
- the LOC1276394 gene encoding transcription initiation factor TFIID subunit 4 isoform X2 — MASANFLEEALKSDVDESAVNAIVGTLENQLDVNTNQPPAAGVQQVDGGKRTETTAVLSNGGTATGASSNRSSSASPPTAAAAAAAVSKKHVVVGGGGGLITNGEIVSNNSANHGGSAIINNNTITTNNNNLGKTFVVNASVHSSITSSTTTSGTVIGSGGGSGGVKTVVGGSANNHNSVGSVSVSLSNSNNNNSGGAQQQQHQQQQQQQQQQQQQQHHQLQRNAHPATVVATGGTTGGGGGGTVNIISQQIVVPARSGSGTTVVGGQQHHQHPPPPPFNVPPQQPTNVSSSGNIVLSSNAHHHHIVTSSNMPKNEPVKLVYPAGGPQAVLNMNNNRVTLTPSSLPNGGTLTMSQQPQLIQTSVGGAKTLTGATIQQHQQQQQQATVVNQAGQQQQQQGQQPGQQTIIIKNASGGNTVMNAGAPGIVTVSKPMNNQITLSALQGQPGSTLLLKNEQGQFQLLRIGPAPAGTQITPAGLTGSSANQTIRLQTVPATHSSGSGAIIVSSQSITTTPASYISTQPTPVASVAPVPALAAQQNITITHSPSQVGGQPTVLAAQQQQQQQTTTVVATPHSVGQQQSQQQQQQTVVVTTTPGTTPAQQRNSLDNTKEKCSKFLTNLIELSKREPAKVEQNVRTLIQELVDANVDPAEFCERLERLLNASPQPCLIGFLKKSLPLLRQSLVTKEITIEGINPPSTAVAFGTTALSQIPAQIRPVAPTIVSQNSMVGQTQIRMLTSQSGVTTVPRIGQTTIRPAAPVRIQTPLQQQQQPGGGTTTTIVGPRSITAQQIRPNATTIGHTTIVQTAGGQQLPQTISTTPPALLPIRAPSGTSITRTGATLQIRTTTPVSRTVTSVGGTTVTTGGLGKQLLQSQVNQIRGQTPVASVAAVAAAAAAAASGTTATQVKQVTAITGGGNVVVSLNQVPPPMQPVSGNASIIGGTAVSLVPTMPALTLTSSAVSAVGLSAAGIVSSSSASSSSASSSSSAATTVGPPGGISATVVVNSVPSATPAAAVASAAAPPTGTTSIGTAASGVGGASSSSSSSSSAATVTTVSTNKTVTAKSQNLSGASKKKAGAASAASGPDAESAASKRAGASAQSQFYHHHASMYGDDDINDVAAMGGVNLAEETQRILGSTEFVGTQIRSCKDEVFLHLPALQSRIRAIIARHGLEEPSNEVAVLISHACQERLKNVVEKLAIIAEHRIDIIKVDPRYEVTKDVRGQIKFLEELDKAEQKRHEEQEREMLMRAAKSRSKTEDPEQAKLKAKAKEMQRAEMEELRQRDANLTALQAIGPRKKPKLEEGASASTTPGVSGISTLSGKAPTPLRPRIKRVNLRDMLFYLEQERETGKSQMLYKAYLK, encoded by the exons ATGGCGTCTGCCAACTTTTTGGAGGAAGCTCTTAAATCAGACGTCGACGAGTCCGCGGTGAATGCGATTGTCGGTACGCTGGAAAACCAGCTGGACGTGAACACAAACCAACCGCCAGCGGCAGGAGTGCAACAAGTCGACGGTGGGAAACGCACCGAAACGACGGCCGTCCTGTCTAATGGGGGCACGGCGACTGGTGCCAGCAGCAATCGCAGTAGCAGTGCttcaccaccaacagcagcagcagcagcagcagcagtgtcgaAGAAGcacgtcgtcgtcggcggcggcggtggcctCATTACGAATGGTGAAATAGTGTCGAATAATAGTGCGAACCACGGTGGCAGTGCTATCATTAACAACAATACGATTacgaccaacaacaacaaccttgGCAAGACGTTCGTGGTGAACGCGAGTGTGCACAGCTCGATAACGTCCTCGACGACGACGTCGGGCACAGTGAtcggcagtggtggtggtagtggtggtgtcAAAACGGTTGTTGGCGGCAGCGCTAATAACCATAATAGCGTTGGTAGTGTGAGTGTATCGTTATCGAacagcaataataataatagtggTGGtgctcagcagcaacagcaccagcagcagcagcagcagcagcagcagcagcagcagcagcagcatcatcagctgCAACGTAACGCGCACCCAGCAACGGTGGTTGCCACGGGGGGTACAACCGGCGGCGGAGGCGGCGGAACCGTCAACATCATCAGCCAGCAGATCGTGGTGCCTGCGCGCAGCGGTAGCGGCACTACCGTCGTTGGcggccagcagcaccaccagcatcctcctcctccgccgtTCAACGTCCCGCCGCAGCAGCCGACGaacgtcagcagcagcgggaacaTCGTACTGAGCAGCaacgcgcaccaccaccacatcgTAACGTCGTCGAATATGCCAAAGAATGAACCAGTGAAGCTGGTTTATCCTGCCGGCGGTCCACAGGCGGTGCTCAACATGAACAACAACCGGGTCACGCTGACCCCGTCCTCGCTGCCGAACGGGGGCACGCTCACCATGTCCCAGCAGCCGCAGCTGATCCAGACGAGCGTTGGCGGCGCGAAAACGCTGACCGGCGCCACgatccagcagcaccagcagcagcagcagcaggcgacGGTCGTAAACCAggccggccagcagcagcagcaacaggggCAGCAACCGGGCCAGCAGACGATCATCATCAAGAACGCGTCCGGCGGCAACACGGTCATGAATGCCGGGGCGCCCGGCATCGTGACGGTTTCGAAACCGATGAACAATCAG ATCACTTTAAGTGCCCTTCAAGGACAGCCGGGTTcgacgctgctgctgaagaATGAGCAGGGCCAGTTTCAGCTGCTCCGGATCGGACCGGCCCCCGCCGGTACCCAAATCACGCCCGCCGGTCTGACGGGGTCGTCCGCGAATCAGACGATACGGTTGCAAACTGTACCAGCT ACACATTCATCCGGTTCCGGTGCAATAATAGTAAGCTCTCAGTCGATAACGACGACCCCGGCCAGCTACATCTCGACCCAGCCGACGCCGGTCGCATCGGTCGCGCCGGTACCGGCCCTGGCCGCGCAGCAAAATATCACGATCACTCACTCGCCGTCCCAGGTGGGAGGGCAACCGACCGTGCTGgcggcacagcagcagcagcagcagcagacgacgACGGTCGTCGCAACACCTCATTCCGTGGGCCAACAgcagtcgcagcagcagcagcagcagacggtGGTGGTCACTACCACGCCCGGCACGACGCCGGCCCAGCAGCGAAACTCCTTAGATAATACCAAAGAAAAGTGTAGCAAATTTTTGACGAACCTGATCGAACTCTCCAAGCGGGAACCGGCCAAGGTGGAGCAGAATGTGCGAACGCTGATACAGGAGTTGGTGGACGCGAACGTCGATCCGGCGGAGTTTTGCGAGCGGCTCGAGCGTCTGCTGAATGCGAGTCCGCAGCCCTGCTTGATTGGGTTTTTAAAG AAAAGCTTACCACTGCTAAGGCAATCGCTAGTGACTAAAGAGATAACGATCGAAGGTATCAACCCGCCCTCAACCGCTGTAGCATTCGGCACTACCGCCTTATCCCAAATTCCT GCCCAAATACGCCCGGTCGCACCGACGATCGTGTCGCAGAACAGCATGGTCGGCCAGACGCAAATCCGCATGCTAACCTCTCAGTCCGGCGTGACGACGGTGCCACGCATCGGGCAGACCACCATCCGGCCGGCGGCACCCGTGCGAATACAGAcgccgctgcagcagcagcagcagcccggcgGCGGCACAACGACCACGATCGTGGGACCACGCTCCATCACTGCCCAGCAGATCCGACCGAACGCGACCACGATCGGCCACACGACGATCGTGCAGACGGCGGGCGGTCAGCAGCTGCCACAAACCATCTCAACCACACCCCCTGCATTGCTACCG ATTCGCGCACCATCGGGCACCTCGATTACACGTACTGGTGCGACGTTACAGATACGCACCACTACGCCGGTGTCGCGCACGGTCACGTCCGTCGGCGGCACGACGGTGACGACCGGCGGGCTCGGCAAACAGCTCCTCCAGTCGCAGGTCAATCAGATCCGGGGCCAGACGCCGGTCGCCTCGGTCGCGGCCGTTGCTGccgcggcggcggccgccgcctcCGGCACGACCGCGACGCAGGTCAAGCAAGTGACAGCAATTACCGGCGGCGGGAACGTGGTGGTCAGTTTGAACCAAGTGCCACCACCGATGCAGCCAGTCTCAGGGAACGCCAGCATCATTGGCGGCACGGCCGTCAGCCTGGTGCCAACGATGCCCGCCCTCACGCTCACCTCGTCGGCGGTCAGTGCCGTCGGGCTGAGCGCCGCCGGCATTGTGTCCTCCTCTTccgcttcctcctcctccgcctcctcctcttcctcggCAGCGACAACGGTGGGGCCGCCCGGTGGCATTTCCGCGACGGTAGTAGTGAACTCCGTCCCGTCAGCCacaccggcggcggcggtggcgtcCGCGGCGGCTCCACCCACGGGAACTACTTCGATCGGCACGGCAGCAAGCGGCGTCGGTGGcgcgtccagcagcagcagcagcagcagcagtgctgcGACCGTCACGACCGTATCGACTAATAAAACTGTTACCGCTAAATCGCAGAACCTCTCGGGGGCGTCCAAGAAGAAGGCTGGCGCGGCGTCGGCCGCGAGCGGCCCGGACGCGGAGAGTGCGGCAAGCAAGCGGGCGGGCGCGTCGGCCCAGTCGCAGttctaccaccaccacgcgtCCATGTACGGGGACGACGACATCAACGATGTGGCGGCGATGGGCGGCGTCAACCTGGCGGAGGAAACGCAGCGCATCCTCGGGTCGACCGAGTTCGTCGGCACGCAGATCCGGTCGTGCAAGGACGAGGTGTTTCTGCACCTGCCCGCCCTGCAGTCGAGAATACGGGCGATCATTGCGCGGCACGGGCTGGAGGAGCCGAGCAACGAGGTGGCGGTGCTGATATCGCACGCCTGCCAGGAGCGGCTGAAGAACGTCGTGGAGAAGCTGGCCATCATTGCGGAGCACCGGATAGATATTATCAAG GTGGATCCACGGTACGAAGTCACCAAGGACGTGCGGGGACAGATAAAGTTTCTCGAAGAGCTCGACAAGGCGGAGCAAAAGCGGCACGAAGAGCAGGAGCGTGAAATGCTGATGCGGGCCGCGAAATCGCGCTCGAAAACGGAAGATCCGGAGCAGGCCAAGCTGAAGGCGAAG GCGAAAGAAATGCAACGTGCCGAAATGGAAGAGCTCCGGCAGCGAGACGCCAATTTGACCGCCCTGCAAGCCATCGGGCCGCGAAAGAAGCCCAAGCTAGAGGAAGGAGCCTCGGCATCCACCACG CCCGGTGTGTCCGGAATTAGTACGCTAAGCGGGAAGGCGCCCACCCCGCTGCGGCCGCGCATCAAACGTGTCAACCTGCGTGATATGCTGTTCTATCTGGAGCAGGAGAGGGAAACGGGCAAAAGTCAGATGCTTTACAAAGCCTACCTCAAGTGA
- the LOC1276394 gene encoding transcription initiation factor TFIID subunit 4 isoform X3: MASANFLEEALKSDVDESAVNAIVGTLENQLDVNTNQPPAAGVQQVDGGKRTETTAVLSNGGTATGASSNRSSSASPPTAAAAAAAVSKKHVVVGGGGGLITNGEIVSNNSANHGGSAIINNNTITTNNNNLGKTFVVNASVHSSITSSTTTSGTVIGSGGGSGGVKTVVGGSANNHNSVGSVSVSLSNSNNNNSGGAQQQQHQQQQQQQQQQQQQQHHQLQRNAHPATVVATGGTTGGGGGGTVNIISQQIVVPARSGSGTTVVGGQQHHQHPPPPPFNVPPQQPTNVSSSGNIVLSSNAHHHHIVTSSNMPKNEPVKLVYPAGGPQAVLNMNNNRVTLTPSSLPNGGTLTMSQQPQLIQTSVGGAKTLTGATIQQHQQQQQQATVVNQAGQQQQQQGQQPGQQTIIIKNASGGNTVMNAGAPGIVTVSKPMNNQATPNIVGLPGGVQIVNVRPGAQPTQAQQKTVAAVSPRVVIGSQPIVSTRPPNASAITLSALQGQPGSTLLLKNEQGQFQLLRIGPAPAGTQITPAGLTGSSANQTIRLQTVPATHSSGSGAIIVSSQSITTTPASYISTQPTPVASVAPVPALAAQQNITITHSPSQVGGQPTVLAAQQQQQQQTTTVVATPHSVGQQQSQQQQQQTVVVTTTPGTTPAQQRNSLDNTKEKCSKFLTNLIELSKREPAKVEQNVRTLIQELVDANVDPAEFCERLERLLNASPQPCLIGFLKKSLPLLRQSLVTKEITIEGINPPSTAVAFGTTALSQIPAQIRPVAPTIVSQNSMVGQTQIRMLTSQSGVTTVPRIGQTTIRPAAPVRIQTPLQQQQQPGGGTTTTIVGPRSITAQQIRPNATTIGHTTIVQTAGGQQLPQTISTTPPALLPVSGSAPYISSAQQNLSGASKKKAGAASAASGPDAESAASKRAGASAQSQFYHHHASMYGDDDINDVAAMGGVNLAEETQRILGSTEFVGTQIRSCKDEVFLHLPALQSRIRAIIARHGLEEPSNEVAVLISHACQERLKNVVEKLAIIAEHRIDIIKVDPRYEVTKDVRGQIKFLEELDKAEQKRHEEQEREMLMRAAKSRSKTEDPEQAKLKAKAKEMQRAEMEELRQRDANLTALQAIGPRKKPKLEEGASASTTPGVSGISTLSGKAPTPLRPRIKRVNLRDMLFYLEQERETGKSQMLYKAYLK; the protein is encoded by the exons ATGGCGTCTGCCAACTTTTTGGAGGAAGCTCTTAAATCAGACGTCGACGAGTCCGCGGTGAATGCGATTGTCGGTACGCTGGAAAACCAGCTGGACGTGAACACAAACCAACCGCCAGCGGCAGGAGTGCAACAAGTCGACGGTGGGAAACGCACCGAAACGACGGCCGTCCTGTCTAATGGGGGCACGGCGACTGGTGCCAGCAGCAATCGCAGTAGCAGTGCttcaccaccaacagcagcagcagcagcagcagcagtgtcgaAGAAGcacgtcgtcgtcggcggcggcggtggcctCATTACGAATGGTGAAATAGTGTCGAATAATAGTGCGAACCACGGTGGCAGTGCTATCATTAACAACAATACGATTacgaccaacaacaacaaccttgGCAAGACGTTCGTGGTGAACGCGAGTGTGCACAGCTCGATAACGTCCTCGACGACGACGTCGGGCACAGTGAtcggcagtggtggtggtagtggtggtgtcAAAACGGTTGTTGGCGGCAGCGCTAATAACCATAATAGCGTTGGTAGTGTGAGTGTATCGTTATCGAacagcaataataataatagtggTGGtgctcagcagcaacagcaccagcagcagcagcagcagcagcagcagcagcagcagcagcagcatcatcagctgCAACGTAACGCGCACCCAGCAACGGTGGTTGCCACGGGGGGTACAACCGGCGGCGGAGGCGGCGGAACCGTCAACATCATCAGCCAGCAGATCGTGGTGCCTGCGCGCAGCGGTAGCGGCACTACCGTCGTTGGcggccagcagcaccaccagcatcctcctcctccgccgtTCAACGTCCCGCCGCAGCAGCCGACGaacgtcagcagcagcgggaacaTCGTACTGAGCAGCaacgcgcaccaccaccacatcgTAACGTCGTCGAATATGCCAAAGAATGAACCAGTGAAGCTGGTTTATCCTGCCGGCGGTCCACAGGCGGTGCTCAACATGAACAACAACCGGGTCACGCTGACCCCGTCCTCGCTGCCGAACGGGGGCACGCTCACCATGTCCCAGCAGCCGCAGCTGATCCAGACGAGCGTTGGCGGCGCGAAAACGCTGACCGGCGCCACgatccagcagcaccagcagcagcagcagcaggcgacGGTCGTAAACCAggccggccagcagcagcagcaacaggggCAGCAACCGGGCCAGCAGACGATCATCATCAAGAACGCGTCCGGCGGCAACACGGTCATGAATGCCGGGGCGCCCGGCATCGTGACGGTTTCGAAACCGATGAACAATCAG GCAACACCAAACATAGTCGGTTTACCCGGTGGTGTACAAATTGTAAATGTTAGACCCGGCGCACAACCCACACAAGCACAGCAGAAAACTGTTGCCGCTGTATCACCTAGAGTTGTCATTGGTAGTCAGCCAATAGTTAGTACTAGACCACCAAACGCAAGCGCT ATCACTTTAAGTGCCCTTCAAGGACAGCCGGGTTcgacgctgctgctgaagaATGAGCAGGGCCAGTTTCAGCTGCTCCGGATCGGACCGGCCCCCGCCGGTACCCAAATCACGCCCGCCGGTCTGACGGGGTCGTCCGCGAATCAGACGATACGGTTGCAAACTGTACCAGCT ACACATTCATCCGGTTCCGGTGCAATAATAGTAAGCTCTCAGTCGATAACGACGACCCCGGCCAGCTACATCTCGACCCAGCCGACGCCGGTCGCATCGGTCGCGCCGGTACCGGCCCTGGCCGCGCAGCAAAATATCACGATCACTCACTCGCCGTCCCAGGTGGGAGGGCAACCGACCGTGCTGgcggcacagcagcagcagcagcagcagacgacgACGGTCGTCGCAACACCTCATTCCGTGGGCCAACAgcagtcgcagcagcagcagcagcagacggtGGTGGTCACTACCACGCCCGGCACGACGCCGGCCCAGCAGCGAAACTCCTTAGATAATACCAAAGAAAAGTGTAGCAAATTTTTGACGAACCTGATCGAACTCTCCAAGCGGGAACCGGCCAAGGTGGAGCAGAATGTGCGAACGCTGATACAGGAGTTGGTGGACGCGAACGTCGATCCGGCGGAGTTTTGCGAGCGGCTCGAGCGTCTGCTGAATGCGAGTCCGCAGCCCTGCTTGATTGGGTTTTTAAAG AAAAGCTTACCACTGCTAAGGCAATCGCTAGTGACTAAAGAGATAACGATCGAAGGTATCAACCCGCCCTCAACCGCTGTAGCATTCGGCACTACCGCCTTATCCCAAATTCCT GCCCAAATACGCCCGGTCGCACCGACGATCGTGTCGCAGAACAGCATGGTCGGCCAGACGCAAATCCGCATGCTAACCTCTCAGTCCGGCGTGACGACGGTGCCACGCATCGGGCAGACCACCATCCGGCCGGCGGCACCCGTGCGAATACAGAcgccgctgcagcagcagcagcagcccggcgGCGGCACAACGACCACGATCGTGGGACCACGCTCCATCACTGCCCAGCAGATCCGACCGAACGCGACCACGATCGGCCACACGACGATCGTGCAGACGGCGGGCGGTCAGCAGCTGCCACAAACCATCTCAACCACACCCCCTGCATTGCTACCGGTGAGTGGGAGTGCTCCGTACATTTCCTCCGCTCAGCAG AACCTCTCGGGGGCGTCCAAGAAGAAGGCTGGCGCGGCGTCGGCCGCGAGCGGCCCGGACGCGGAGAGTGCGGCAAGCAAGCGGGCGGGCGCGTCGGCCCAGTCGCAGttctaccaccaccacgcgtCCATGTACGGGGACGACGACATCAACGATGTGGCGGCGATGGGCGGCGTCAACCTGGCGGAGGAAACGCAGCGCATCCTCGGGTCGACCGAGTTCGTCGGCACGCAGATCCGGTCGTGCAAGGACGAGGTGTTTCTGCACCTGCCCGCCCTGCAGTCGAGAATACGGGCGATCATTGCGCGGCACGGGCTGGAGGAGCCGAGCAACGAGGTGGCGGTGCTGATATCGCACGCCTGCCAGGAGCGGCTGAAGAACGTCGTGGAGAAGCTGGCCATCATTGCGGAGCACCGGATAGATATTATCAAG GTGGATCCACGGTACGAAGTCACCAAGGACGTGCGGGGACAGATAAAGTTTCTCGAAGAGCTCGACAAGGCGGAGCAAAAGCGGCACGAAGAGCAGGAGCGTGAAATGCTGATGCGGGCCGCGAAATCGCGCTCGAAAACGGAAGATCCGGAGCAGGCCAAGCTGAAGGCGAAG GCGAAAGAAATGCAACGTGCCGAAATGGAAGAGCTCCGGCAGCGAGACGCCAATTTGACCGCCCTGCAAGCCATCGGGCCGCGAAAGAAGCCCAAGCTAGAGGAAGGAGCCTCGGCATCCACCACG CCCGGTGTGTCCGGAATTAGTACGCTAAGCGGGAAGGCGCCCACCCCGCTGCGGCCGCGCATCAAACGTGTCAACCTGCGTGATATGCTGTTCTATCTGGAGCAGGAGAGGGAAACGGGCAAAAGTCAGATGCTTTACAAAGCCTACCTCAAGTGA